The Georgenia faecalis genome includes a window with the following:
- a CDS encoding winged helix DNA-binding domain-containing protein: MTTPQEVALLRLAAQRLVGPGAPTAADAAGGALATQAQDLPGALTSLALRTAGGTREDVVAALDAGEVVRSWPMRGTLHLLRGEDLAWMLALTTDRLIAGAATRRRQLGIDDADLARARDVALGALTGGGALTRRELQAVWEENGVMTPGQRGYHLIWYLAQTGLLCFGPVTGNEQRLVLLDEWVLAPRRLEREEALGELALRYFRSHGPASVRDLAGWTKLVAADVRAGVGVARDRLERVEVDGVEMFLDPETPERLAAHRRQAQGVHLLPGFDEFLLGYQDRSAALPPEFADRLVPGGNGVFRPTVVAGGQVVGTWRRGGTKTRPVVEATAFTQFRPAVERAIPRLFAELP; the protein is encoded by the coding sequence ATGACCACCCCGCAGGAGGTCGCCCTCCTGCGCCTCGCCGCCCAGCGCCTCGTCGGACCGGGGGCGCCGACCGCCGCGGACGCCGCCGGCGGGGCGCTGGCCACCCAGGCGCAGGACCTCCCCGGCGCGCTCACCTCGCTCGCCCTGCGCACCGCCGGCGGGACCCGGGAGGATGTCGTCGCCGCGCTCGACGCCGGGGAGGTCGTCCGCTCCTGGCCCATGCGCGGCACGCTCCACCTCCTCCGCGGCGAGGACCTGGCGTGGATGCTCGCGCTCACCACCGACCGCCTCATCGCCGGAGCGGCCACGCGGCGCAGGCAGCTGGGCATCGACGACGCCGACCTCGCGCGGGCCCGCGACGTCGCGCTCGGCGCGCTCACCGGCGGCGGCGCCCTCACCCGCCGGGAGCTGCAGGCGGTGTGGGAGGAGAACGGGGTCATGACGCCCGGCCAGCGGGGCTACCACCTCATCTGGTACCTCGCGCAGACCGGCCTGCTGTGCTTCGGGCCGGTCACCGGGAACGAGCAGCGGCTCGTGCTCCTCGACGAGTGGGTGCTGGCGCCCCGGCGGCTCGAGCGCGAGGAGGCGCTCGGGGAGCTCGCGCTGCGCTACTTCCGCAGCCACGGGCCGGCGAGCGTCCGGGACCTCGCGGGCTGGACCAAGCTGGTCGCGGCGGACGTGCGCGCCGGGGTCGGCGTCGCGCGGGACCGGCTCGAGCGCGTCGAGGTCGACGGCGTGGAGATGTTCCTCGATCCCGAGACCCCGGAACGGCTCGCCGCCCACCGCCGGCAGGCCCAGGGCGTGCACCTGCTGCCCGGCTTCGACGAGTTCCTCCTCGGCTACCAGGACCGGTCGGCCGCCCTGCCGCCCGAGTTCGCCGACCGGCTCGTCCCCGGCGGCAACGGCGTCTTCCGGCCGACCGTCGTCGCCGGCGGCCAGGTGGTGGGGACGTGGCGGCGCGGCGGCACCAAGACCCGACCCGTGGTGGAGGCGACCGCCTTCACGCAGTTCCGGCCCGCCGTCGAGCGGGCGATCCCCCGGCTCTTCGCGGAGCTGCCGTGA
- a CDS encoding DUF305 domain-containing protein has translation MKGRSPHLPEALMRRRPLTPSPRAVVAPPRGRARLAAGAALAVALLAGCGSAGDGPGDAPSVGTPTGNASADEVTVPTPSAGPSATASDAAVPEGRCEAPDPDEVASNEADVTFLRGMIPHHEQAVIMSETLLAAPGVPADVATAAEAIIAAQGPEIDEMTTLLQGCGGEVAVGVHDHEAHGHGGDHEIHGMLTAAELDALAEAEGTDAARLYLEHMIAHHEGAVAMAREHGETGAQPEVLALSERIVADQEAEIDELAALLSGL, from the coding sequence GTGAAGGGACGCTCGCCCCACCTGCCGGAGGCCCTCATGCGCCGTCGCCCGCTCACCCCGTCCCCCCGCGCGGTCGTGGCTCCGCCACGCGGCCGGGCGCGTCTCGCGGCTGGGGCGGCGCTCGCCGTCGCCCTCCTCGCGGGGTGCGGCTCCGCCGGGGACGGCCCGGGCGACGCCCCCTCCGTGGGCACCCCCACCGGCAACGCCTCCGCCGACGAGGTCACAGTCCCGACGCCGAGTGCCGGTCCGTCGGCCACGGCGAGCGACGCCGCGGTGCCCGAGGGGCGCTGCGAGGCACCTGACCCGGACGAGGTGGCGAGCAACGAGGCGGACGTGACGTTCCTGCGCGGGATGATCCCCCACCACGAGCAGGCGGTCATCATGAGCGAGACGCTCCTCGCCGCCCCGGGCGTGCCGGCCGACGTCGCCACCGCCGCCGAGGCGATCATCGCCGCCCAGGGCCCCGAGATCGACGAGATGACCACCCTGCTCCAGGGGTGCGGGGGCGAGGTGGCCGTGGGGGTCCATGACCACGAGGCGCACGGCCACGGCGGCGACCACGAGATCCACGGGATGCTCACGGCCGCCGAGCTCGACGCGCTCGCCGAGGCCGAGGGCACTGACGCGGCGCGGCTCTACCTCGAGCACATGATCGCCCACCACGAGGGCGCCGTCGCGATGGCCCGCGAGCACGGCGAGACGGGCGCCCAGCCCGAGGTCCTCGCGCTCTCCGAGCGGATCGTCGCCGACCAGGAGGCGGAGATCGACGAGCTGGCGGCGCTGCTCTCCGGCCTGTGA
- the mca gene encoding mycothiol conjugate amidase Mca, with translation MAVHAHPDDESSKGAATMARYAAEGVRVRVVSCTGGERGDVLNPRLAHDPAVLDDMPEYRRREMEAAARALGVEHTWLGFVDSGLPEGDPLPPLPEGCFALQPLEVTVGALVKEIRSFRPQVMTTYNEEGGYPHPDHIMCHRVSVAAFEAAGDPDQFPDAGEPWVVDKLYYDVGFSPERFRAIGEAMHDRGLVSPFDDWVTARADRPARTVTTRVECAEFFERRDEALRAHATQIDPEGFFFMIPRDVERDVWPVEEWELARSRVQTELPEDDLFAGVRKVRS, from the coding sequence ATGGCCGTCCACGCGCACCCGGACGACGAGTCCAGCAAGGGCGCGGCGACCATGGCGCGATACGCCGCCGAAGGGGTGCGGGTCCGGGTGGTCTCGTGCACCGGCGGGGAACGGGGGGACGTGCTCAACCCCCGTCTCGCCCACGACCCGGCCGTGCTCGACGACATGCCCGAGTACCGCCGCCGGGAGATGGAGGCTGCGGCCCGCGCGCTCGGCGTCGAGCACACGTGGCTGGGGTTCGTGGACTCCGGGCTGCCGGAGGGTGACCCCCTCCCGCCGCTGCCCGAGGGGTGCTTCGCCCTCCAGCCCCTGGAGGTCACCGTCGGGGCCCTCGTCAAGGAGATCCGGTCGTTCCGCCCCCAGGTGATGACGACGTACAACGAGGAGGGCGGCTACCCGCACCCGGACCACATCATGTGCCACCGGGTCTCGGTCGCCGCGTTCGAGGCGGCGGGCGACCCCGACCAGTTCCCCGACGCGGGGGAGCCCTGGGTGGTCGACAAGCTCTACTACGACGTCGGCTTCTCGCCCGAGCGGTTCCGCGCCATCGGCGAGGCGATGCACGACCGCGGCCTCGTGTCCCCCTTCGACGACTGGGTCACGGCGCGGGCCGACCGCCCGGCGCGGACGGTGACGACGCGGGTGGAGTGCGCGGAGTTCTTCGAGCGTCGCGACGAGGCGCTCCGGGCGCACGCCACGCAGATCGACCCGGAGGGCTTCTTCTTCATGATCCCGCGGGACGTCGAGCGCGACGTGTGGCCGGTGGAGGAGTGGGAGCTGGCGCGGTCACGCGTGCAGACCGAGCTGCCCGAGGACGACCTGTTCGCCGGTGTGCGTAAGGTGCGCTCATGA
- a CDS encoding isoprenyl transferase yields the protein MRSPRLLYGLYERRLTAQLDPARVPRHVGVILDGNRRWARALGNPASHGHRRGADKISEMLGWAEDAGVQIVTLWMLSTDNLQRDPDEVAELLEIIASTVDSLAETGRWRVRVVGALSLLPPDVAARLEKAVERTADVEGLHVNVAVGYGGRYEITDAVRSLLLQYAKDGASIEDVARVLDVEHIAEHLYTKGQPDPDLVIRTSGEQRLGGFLLWQSVHSEYYFCETYWPDFRRVDFLRALRDYASRERRLGR from the coding sequence ATGCGGTCACCCCGGCTGCTCTACGGGCTGTACGAACGACGCCTCACGGCACAGCTCGATCCGGCGCGCGTGCCCCGGCACGTCGGCGTCATCCTCGACGGCAACCGGCGCTGGGCCCGGGCGCTGGGCAACCCCGCCTCCCACGGCCACCGCCGGGGCGCGGACAAGATCTCGGAGATGCTCGGCTGGGCCGAGGACGCCGGGGTCCAGATCGTCACGCTGTGGATGCTGTCCACGGACAACCTCCAGCGCGACCCGGACGAGGTCGCCGAGCTCCTCGAGATCATCGCGTCGACCGTCGACTCCCTCGCCGAGACCGGACGCTGGCGCGTGCGCGTGGTGGGCGCGCTCTCCCTCCTGCCTCCCGACGTCGCCGCCCGCCTGGAGAAGGCGGTCGAGCGGACCGCCGACGTCGAGGGCCTGCACGTCAACGTCGCCGTCGGGTACGGCGGGCGCTACGAGATCACCGACGCCGTGCGCTCGCTGCTGCTCCAGTACGCCAAGGACGGTGCCTCGATCGAGGACGTCGCCCGGGTGCTCGACGTCGAGCACATCGCCGAGCACCTCTACACCAAGGGCCAGCCCGACCCCGACCTGGTCATCCGCACCTCGGGCGAGCAGCGGCTCGGCGGGTTCCTCCTGTGGCAGAGCGTCCACAGCGAGTACTACTTCTGCGAGACGTACTGGCCGGACTTCCGGCGCGTCGACTTCCTGCGCGCGCTGCGTGACTACGCCTCGCGGGAGCGTCGCCTCGGGCGCTGA
- a CDS encoding PhoH family protein, which produces MTTTLDRTDSPEIASAERPDGATPVPQRLTYVIDTSVLLSDPHAFLRFAEHDVVLPVVVITELEGKRHHPELGYFARTALRLLDELRVEHGRLDTPVPVGRDGGSVRVELNHTDAAVLPSGLRLGDNDTRILSVAAHLSAEGHQVTVVSTDLPMRVKASAVGLHAEEYRAHHAVDSGWTGMTTADLTEEEMARLWTDGRLDATALGLAPSLQAEPCHTGVILHSSRGSALGRLAPGGQLTLVRPDRDVFGVHGRSAEQRIAIDLLLDPRIGIVSLGGRAGTGKSALALCAGLEAVLERREHRKVVVFRPLFAVGGQELGYLPGSEAEKMNPWAQAVFDTLGALVAPEVVEEVMARGMLEVLPLTHVRGRSLHDAFVIVDEAQSLERNVLLTVLSRIGQNSKVVLTHDVAQRDNLRVGRHDGVAAVVETLKGHDLFAHVTLTRSERSAIAALVTDLLEGGVPAH; this is translated from the coding sequence ATGACCACCACCCTGGACAGGACCGACAGCCCGGAGATCGCGAGCGCCGAGCGCCCCGACGGCGCCACGCCGGTGCCCCAGCGCCTCACCTACGTCATCGACACCTCGGTCCTGCTCTCCGACCCCCACGCGTTCCTCCGCTTCGCCGAGCACGACGTCGTGCTCCCCGTCGTCGTCATCACCGAGCTCGAGGGCAAGCGCCACCACCCCGAGCTCGGCTACTTCGCGCGCACCGCGCTGCGCCTGCTCGACGAGCTCCGGGTCGAGCACGGCCGGCTGGACACGCCCGTGCCCGTGGGCCGGGACGGCGGCTCGGTGCGGGTCGAGCTCAACCACACCGACGCCGCCGTCCTGCCCTCCGGGCTGCGCCTGGGGGACAACGACACCCGGATCCTCTCCGTGGCCGCCCACCTCTCCGCCGAGGGGCACCAGGTCACCGTCGTCTCCACCGACCTGCCCATGCGGGTCAAGGCCTCCGCCGTCGGCCTCCATGCCGAGGAGTACCGCGCCCACCACGCCGTCGACTCGGGCTGGACGGGGATGACGACGGCGGACCTCACCGAGGAGGAGATGGCCCGCCTGTGGACCGACGGCCGCCTGGACGCGACCGCGCTCGGCCTGGCGCCGTCGCTGCAGGCGGAGCCGTGCCACACCGGCGTCATCCTCCACTCCTCGCGGGGCTCGGCGCTGGGCCGCCTCGCGCCCGGCGGCCAGCTCACGCTGGTCCGGCCCGACCGCGACGTCTTCGGCGTCCACGGGCGCAGCGCGGAGCAGCGGATCGCCATCGACCTCCTCCTCGACCCGCGGATCGGCATCGTCTCCCTCGGTGGGCGCGCCGGGACCGGGAAGTCGGCGCTCGCCCTGTGCGCCGGGCTGGAGGCGGTCCTCGAGCGCCGGGAGCACCGCAAGGTCGTCGTCTTCCGGCCGCTCTTCGCCGTCGGTGGCCAGGAGCTGGGCTACCTGCCCGGCTCCGAGGCGGAGAAGATGAACCCCTGGGCCCAGGCGGTCTTCGACACGCTCGGGGCGCTCGTCGCCCCGGAGGTGGTCGAGGAGGTGATGGCGCGCGGGATGCTCGAGGTGCTGCCCCTCACCCACGTGCGGGGGCGCTCGCTCCACGACGCGTTCGTCATCGTGGACGAGGCACAGTCCCTCGAGCGCAACGTCCTGCTCACCGTCCTGTCCCGCATCGGCCAGAACTCCAAGGTCGTCCTCACGCACGACGTCGCCCAGCGGGACAACCTCCGGGTGGGGCGGCACGACGGCGTGGCGGCCGTCGTGGAGACGCTCAAGGGTCACGACCTGTTCGCGCACGTGACGCTGACCCGCTCCGAGCGGTCGGCCATCGCCGCGCTCGTCACCGACCTGCTCGAGGGCGGCGTTCCGGCCCACTGA
- the trhA gene encoding PAQR family membrane homeostasis protein TrhA, translating to MGQGPTEAGRDGVHDRATADHGLAHTVRAITERADEIAQAVKPRLRGTLHAVMTPVSLVASIVLVALSPTTTAKVSTAVFGVTAVLLFGCSAVYHRGTWSPRAMSFLRRLDHSNIFLLIAGTYTPLATLLLPPGTARVLLGVVWAGAVAGILARVFWLGAPRWLYVPIYLALGWVAVAFLPDFWTLGSPVIVWLIAAGGLAYTLGAVVYATKWPNPSPRWFGFHEIFHVGTVIGYVCHYIAVSIAAYSLAG from the coding sequence ATGGGGCAGGGGCCCACCGAGGCGGGGCGCGACGGGGTGCACGACCGTGCGACGGCGGACCACGGGCTCGCCCACACCGTCCGGGCGATCACCGAGCGGGCCGACGAGATCGCCCAGGCGGTCAAGCCTCGCCTGCGCGGCACCCTGCACGCGGTGATGACGCCCGTGAGCCTCGTCGCGAGCATCGTCCTTGTCGCCCTGTCCCCCACGACGACGGCGAAGGTGAGCACCGCCGTCTTCGGCGTCACCGCCGTGCTGCTCTTCGGCTGCAGCGCCGTCTACCACCGCGGGACGTGGTCACCGCGGGCGATGTCGTTCCTGCGACGGCTCGACCACTCGAACATCTTCCTGCTCATCGCCGGGACGTACACGCCGCTCGCGACGCTGCTGCTGCCCCCGGGCACGGCCCGGGTCCTGCTCGGCGTCGTCTGGGCCGGCGCGGTCGCCGGCATCCTCGCGCGCGTCTTCTGGCTCGGCGCCCCGCGCTGGCTCTACGTCCCCATCTACCTCGCGCTGGGGTGGGTCGCCGTGGCGTTCCTGCCCGACTTCTGGACGTTGGGCTCGCCGGTCATCGTCTGGCTCATCGCCGCCGGTGGCCTCGCCTACACGTTGGGCGCCGTCGTCTACGCGACGAAGTGGCCCAACCCGAGCCCGCGCTGGTTCGGCTTCCACGAGATCTTCCACGTCGGCACCGTCATCGGTTACGTGTGCCACTACATCGCCGTCTCGATCGCGGCGTACTCGCTGGCGGGCTGA
- a CDS encoding 4-hydroxy-3-methylbut-2-enyl diphosphate reductase yields MTTVPANASAAVAPAPGPSLAGSSAFPDAVPARTPGALAQPGRRILLAAPRGYCAGVDRAVDAVEKALAHYGAPIYVRKEIVHNKFVVETLTERGAIFVDETDEVPVGARVVFSAHGVSPAVHAQAAARDLSTIDATCPLVTKVHKEAVRFAGEDFDILLIGHDGHEEVEGTQGEAPEHIQVVNSPDEVDRVVVRDPEKVIWLSQTTLSVDETMETVRRLRERFPALQDPPSDDICYATQNRQVAVKRLAPGTDVVIVVGSANSSNSVRLVEVALESGAGAAYRVDTAAEIDPAWVDGAMTVGVTSGASVPEILVRDVITRLGELGIGEVEEVRTATEDIMFSLPKNLRADLKRAGAQPDRPHRGRRTALTVEPV; encoded by the coding sequence GTGACTACTGTGCCCGCGAACGCGTCCGCGGCCGTCGCGCCCGCGCCCGGCCCGTCCCTCGCCGGCTCCTCGGCCTTCCCCGACGCCGTCCCGGCGCGCACCCCCGGGGCTCTCGCGCAGCCGGGCCGCCGGATCCTCCTGGCGGCGCCGCGCGGGTACTGCGCCGGGGTGGACCGGGCGGTCGACGCCGTCGAGAAGGCGCTCGCCCACTACGGCGCGCCGATCTACGTGCGCAAGGAGATCGTCCACAACAAGTTCGTCGTCGAGACGCTCACCGAGCGCGGGGCGATCTTCGTCGACGAGACCGACGAGGTGCCGGTCGGCGCCCGCGTCGTCTTCTCCGCCCACGGCGTCTCCCCGGCCGTCCACGCCCAGGCCGCGGCCCGTGACCTGTCCACCATCGACGCGACGTGCCCGCTGGTGACCAAGGTCCACAAGGAGGCCGTGCGGTTCGCCGGCGAGGACTTCGACATCCTCCTCATCGGCCACGACGGTCACGAGGAGGTTGAGGGCACCCAGGGCGAGGCGCCCGAGCACATCCAGGTGGTCAACTCCCCGGACGAGGTCGACCGGGTCGTCGTCCGCGACCCCGAGAAGGTCATCTGGCTGTCCCAGACCACCCTGTCCGTCGACGAGACCATGGAGACGGTGCGGCGCCTGCGCGAGCGGTTCCCCGCCCTGCAGGACCCGCCGAGCGACGACATCTGCTACGCCACCCAGAACCGCCAGGTGGCCGTCAAGCGGCTGGCGCCGGGGACGGACGTCGTCATCGTCGTCGGGTCGGCGAACTCCTCGAACTCGGTGCGCCTCGTCGAGGTGGCGCTCGAGTCGGGCGCCGGCGCGGCCTACCGCGTGGACACCGCGGCGGAGATCGACCCGGCGTGGGTGGACGGCGCGATGACCGTCGGCGTCACCTCGGGCGCCTCGGTCCCGGAGATCCTCGTCCGCGACGTCATCACCCGGCTCGGTGAGCTGGGGATCGGCGAGGTCGAGGAGGTCCGTACGGCGACCGAGGACATCATGTTCTCGCTGCCGAAGAACCTGCGCGCCGACCTCAAGCGCGCGGGCGCCCAGCCCGACCGCCCGCACCGCGGCCGCCGCACGGCGCTCACGGTCGAGCCGGTCTGA
- a CDS encoding exodeoxyribonuclease VII small subunit, with translation MTQPSDIDALTYEQAREELVEVVRRLEAGATSLEDALALWERGEALAARCQAWLDGARRRLEDARGQAGASPRAPGDRPGPTPADLTEEETA, from the coding sequence GTGACCCAGCCCAGCGACATCGACGCGCTCACCTACGAACAGGCCCGTGAGGAGCTCGTCGAGGTGGTCCGCCGCCTCGAGGCCGGCGCCACCTCGCTCGAGGACGCGCTCGCGCTGTGGGAGCGGGGCGAGGCCCTCGCCGCCCGCTGCCAGGCGTGGCTCGACGGCGCCCGCCGCCGCCTCGAGGACGCCCGCGGGCAGGCGGGCGCCTCCCCGCGTGCGCCCGGGGACCGCCCCGGCCCGACCCCCGCAGACCTCACCGAGGAGGAGACCGCGTGA
- a CDS encoding carbohydrate kinase family protein — protein sequence MTTLPPEDAPGTESGRREAPGEPSGPQSGTTDRRTEPSPAAHPELALLPEPELASTTPAYGPASEASPRGPEAAGSALVLGEALIDVVERAGEDPVEHVGGSPANVALGIARLGHAVELATWFGIDERGDRIRQHLETDGVVLVPGSELGGRTSTAAARIGADGAADYTFDLRSDLPALSPALAPTVVHTGSIAAVLPPGAEKIAEAVERFRPLATITYDPNARPDLMGSAEQARPVMERLIAQADVVKVSDEDLAWLAPGVDVREVAGDWIGLGAGIVVVTLGGAGALAVTAGGVEVDVVAPRVDVVDTVGAGDSFMAGIIDGLWRAGLTGAAQREALRGIDRVTLGDVLTRAAQVAAITVSRAGANPPHRIELAGR from the coding sequence GTGACCACCCTGCCCCCCGAGGACGCTCCCGGCACCGAGTCCGGCCGCCGCGAGGCGCCCGGCGAGCCCTCCGGCCCGCAGTCCGGCACCACGGACCGCCGCACCGAGCCGTCGCCCGCGGCCCACCCCGAGCTCGCCCTCCTGCCCGAGCCCGAGCTCGCGTCGACCACCCCCGCCTACGGGCCCGCGAGCGAGGCGTCGCCCCGCGGTCCGGAGGCCGCCGGCAGCGCCCTCGTCCTCGGCGAGGCGCTCATCGACGTCGTCGAGCGCGCGGGCGAGGACCCGGTCGAGCACGTCGGCGGCAGCCCGGCCAACGTGGCCCTCGGCATCGCGCGCCTGGGGCACGCCGTCGAGCTCGCCACCTGGTTCGGCATCGACGAGCGCGGGGACCGGATCCGCCAGCACCTGGAGACCGACGGCGTCGTGCTCGTCCCCGGCTCGGAGCTCGGCGGGCGCACGTCGACCGCGGCCGCCCGGATCGGCGCGGACGGCGCGGCGGACTACACGTTCGACCTCCGCTCGGACCTGCCCGCGCTCTCCCCCGCCCTGGCCCCGACGGTCGTGCACACGGGATCGATCGCCGCGGTCCTCCCGCCCGGCGCCGAGAAGATCGCCGAGGCGGTGGAGCGGTTCCGCCCGCTCGCCACCATCACCTACGACCCGAACGCCCGGCCGGACCTCATGGGCAGTGCCGAGCAGGCCCGGCCGGTCATGGAGCGGCTCATCGCCCAGGCCGACGTCGTCAAGGTCTCCGACGAGGACCTCGCCTGGCTCGCGCCCGGCGTCGACGTGCGCGAGGTCGCCGGCGACTGGATCGGGCTCGGCGCCGGCATCGTCGTCGTCACCCTCGGCGGCGCCGGGGCCCTGGCGGTGACGGCGGGCGGCGTCGAGGTCGACGTCGTGGCGCCGCGGGTCGACGTCGTCGACACCGTGGGCGCGGGTGACTCCTTCATGGCGGGGATCATCGACGGGCTGTGGCGGGCCGGGCTCACCGGCGCGGCGCAGCGCGAGGCCCTGCGCGGGATCGACCGCGTCACGCTGGGCGACGTGCTCACCCGCGCCGCGCAGGTCGCCGCCATCACCGTCTCGCGCGCCGGCGCGAACCCGCCGCACCGCATCGAGCTCGCCGGGCGCTGA
- a CDS encoding GNAT family N-acetyltransferase: MQPHLTLDRYRPEDRAALYSICLRTGAGGDDASADHDDPDLLGHLWLGPYLELEPDLAFVLRSAEPGAPAEPLGYVVATADTAAFEAACEERWWPPLREHYRAAPPRPGSPDAELVAMIEGGRRTDAPWFAAHPAHLHIDLLPEARGAGGGRALIAALTDALEARGVPGVHLGVSRANRGAVAFYGRVGLSVLAELPDTLIMGRALGRPGAPAHPGGAHAHAPAGAGGGAHAHAPAGAGAGAEDDGGGR, from the coding sequence ATGCAACCTCACCTCACCCTCGACCGGTACCGCCCCGAGGACCGGGCAGCGCTGTACTCCATCTGCCTGCGGACCGGCGCCGGCGGCGACGACGCCAGCGCCGACCACGACGACCCGGACCTCCTCGGGCACCTGTGGCTGGGTCCCTACCTCGAGCTCGAGCCCGACCTGGCGTTCGTCCTGCGCTCGGCCGAGCCCGGCGCCCCCGCCGAGCCCCTGGGCTACGTCGTGGCGACGGCGGACACGGCCGCGTTCGAGGCCGCCTGCGAGGAGCGTTGGTGGCCGCCGCTGCGCGAGCACTACCGCGCCGCCCCGCCGCGTCCCGGCAGCCCGGACGCCGAGCTCGTCGCGATGATCGAGGGCGGCCGGAGGACCGACGCGCCGTGGTTCGCCGCGCACCCCGCCCACCTGCACATCGACCTCCTGCCCGAGGCCCGCGGGGCCGGCGGCGGCCGGGCGCTCATCGCCGCCCTCACCGACGCGCTGGAGGCGCGCGGCGTCCCCGGCGTGCACCTGGGGGTCTCGCGGGCGAACCGCGGGGCCGTCGCGTTCTACGGCCGGGTCGGCCTGTCGGTCCTCGCCGAGCTGCCCGACACGCTCATCATGGGCCGCGCGCTCGGCCGGCCCGGCGCGCCCGCCCACCCCGGCGGCGCCCACGCCCACGCCCCCGCCGGTGCCGGCGGCGGCGCCCACGCCCACGCCCCCGCCGGCGCCGGCGCCGGTGCCGAGGACGACGGAGGTGGCCGGTGA
- the xseA gene encoding exodeoxyribonuclease VII large subunit, translating to MSDKPRELPARALETTAEQPWPVRLLTQKIGEYVARMPPVWVEGQIVQLNRRPGAGMAFLTLRDNDVDMSLPVSVHPRLLAGAATPLREGSHVVVHAKPTYWTKRGTLQLQADALRTVGIGDLLARVEQLKRVLAAEGLFDVGRKVALPFLPAVVGLVCGRESKAEHDVVVNARERWPGVHFEIREVAVQGTGAVSQVSAAIAELDADSRVDVIVVARGGGSVEDLLPFSNEQLVRTAAACRTPLVSAIGHETDAPLLDLVADYRASTPTDAARRIVPDMSEEQRIVLHARQRMGAAIEHRLRAEQHALDGIRSRPVLADPTTMVVRRAEDVDRLHRAGSQAFALRVERSAAELATLHGRLRALSPAATLARGYAVLRTPAGTAVRSPDDVAAGDQLEALLAEGRLRVEVRPSP from the coding sequence GTGAGCGACAAGCCCCGCGAGCTCCCCGCCCGAGCCCTGGAGACGACGGCGGAGCAGCCCTGGCCCGTGCGGCTGCTCACCCAGAAGATCGGTGAGTACGTCGCCCGGATGCCCCCGGTGTGGGTCGAGGGCCAGATCGTCCAGCTCAACCGCCGCCCGGGCGCCGGGATGGCCTTCCTCACCCTGCGGGACAACGACGTCGACATGTCGCTGCCCGTGAGCGTCCACCCCCGCCTGCTCGCCGGTGCGGCCACGCCCCTGCGCGAGGGCTCCCACGTCGTCGTCCACGCCAAGCCCACGTACTGGACCAAGCGCGGCACCCTCCAGCTCCAGGCGGACGCCCTGCGCACCGTGGGGATCGGGGACCTCCTCGCCCGCGTCGAGCAGCTCAAGCGGGTCCTCGCCGCCGAGGGCCTCTTCGACGTCGGGCGCAAGGTCGCGCTGCCGTTCCTGCCCGCCGTCGTCGGCCTGGTCTGCGGGCGCGAGTCCAAGGCCGAGCACGACGTCGTCGTCAACGCCCGCGAGCGCTGGCCGGGCGTGCACTTCGAGATCCGCGAGGTGGCCGTCCAGGGCACCGGTGCGGTGAGCCAGGTGTCCGCCGCCATCGCCGAGCTCGACGCCGACTCCCGCGTCGACGTCATCGTCGTCGCCCGGGGTGGAGGCTCCGTCGAGGACCTCCTGCCGTTCTCCAACGAGCAGCTCGTGCGCACCGCCGCCGCGTGCCGCACCCCGCTCGTGTCGGCCATCGGCCACGAGACCGACGCCCCGCTGCTCGACCTCGTCGCCGACTACCGCGCGTCCACCCCCACCGACGCCGCCCGGCGGATCGTCCCGGACATGTCCGAGGAGCAGCGGATCGTCCTGCACGCCCGCCAGCGCATGGGGGCGGCCATCGAGCACCGGCTGCGCGCGGAGCAGCACGCCCTCGACGGGATCCGCAGCCGCCCCGTCCTCGCCGACCCGACGACGATGGTCGTCCGTCGGGCCGAGGACGTCGACCGGCTGCACCGGGCCGGGTCGCAGGCCTTCGCGCTCCGGGTCGAGCGGTCGGCGGCCGAGCTCGCCACCCTCCACGGGCGGCTGCGAGCCCTCTCCCCCGCCGCCACGCTCGCCCGCGGCTACGCGGTCCTGCGCACCCCCGCGGGCACCGCGGTGCGCTCGCCCGACGACGTCGCCGCGGGCGACCAGCTCGAGGCCCTCCTCGCCGAGGGGCGGCTGCGGGTGGAGGTCCGGCCCTCCCCCTGA